One stretch of Trichomycterus rosablanca isolate fTriRos1 chromosome 3, fTriRos1.hap1, whole genome shotgun sequence DNA includes these proteins:
- the cmtm8b gene encoding CKLF-like MARVEL transmembrane domain-containing protein 8b, with amino-acid sequence MEEDSESRVVNTVHRGRGTFTLEELGLSHSALAYNKKFVCSMPCLLMFGEVVCGLLVWTLLGGTEFLRVPALGWVMFVSVICWVLTLCLLLLYLTTAYTKIPHVSWTALDLCFNSSATVLYTSAAVVNAASVLHAIRGRYYYTSWIASTVLAFLVVLCYAASTFLCYRSWKSKSDDA; translated from the exons ATGGAGGAAGATTCAGAGTCCAGGGTGGTGAACACGGTACACAGGGGCAGAGGAACGTTCACCCTGGAGGAGTTAGGTCTGTCACACTCGGCACTGGCTTACAACAAGAAGTTTGTCTGCTCCATGCCATGCCTGCTCATGTTTGGAGAAGTG GTATGTGGACTGCTGGTGTGGACTCTTCTGGGTGGGACGGAGTTTTTGCGGGTGCCGGCGCTGGGCTGGGTGATGTTTGTGTCTGTGATTTGCTGGGTACTGACGTTGTGCCTCCTTCTACTGTACCTTACCACCGCTTACACCAAAATCCCTCACGTCTCATGGACTGCTCTG GACCTGTGCTTTAACAGCAGtgctactgtactgtacacgtcGGCAGCGGTGGTGAATGCCGCATCTGTGCTTcatgccatcagggggcgctaTTACTACACCAGCTGGATCGCTTCCACG GTGCTCGCCTTCTTAGTTGTGCTTTGTTACGCAGCCAGCACGTTTCTATGCTACAGATCCTGGAAATCCAAAAGTGATGATGCTTGA